One genomic region from Leptospira tipperaryensis encodes:
- a CDS encoding DUF2442 domain-containing protein, protein MISSTHETRAQKVWFDTDNLWVALYDGRKLAVPLTYFPRLLQATPEQRMKVIISGGGIGLHWEEIDEDISVSGLLLGLGDQTKKSSH, encoded by the coding sequence ATGATTTCTTCAACGCATGAAACTCGTGCTCAGAAAGTTTGGTTTGATACGGACAATCTTTGGGTGGCTTTGTATGATGGAAGAAAGCTCGCCGTACCTTTAACTTACTTTCCTCGTTTGCTCCAGGCAACCCCGGAGCAAAGAATGAAAGTTATAATCAGTGGCGGCGGAATCGGGCTTCACTGGGAAGAAATCGACGAAGATATAAGCGTAAGTGGACTTCTTTTGGGACTTGGAGATCAAACCAAAAAATCTTCACATTAG
- a CDS encoding PdxA family dehydrogenase has product MNRILITEGDPCGISPELFLTTFSYLKKISKTRPVLYFHCGRYPLPKDFIPVSTSSQVEERGLYSIVPDSLSKKETASFTPGKPSVLSGRSALASLSSAIEFQKEGGGDLITLPLSKEWVIASGASTFRGHTEFLADAYQKKTYMLMSGNDLQVLPLTTHVPLVTVPEHLRRIDLPSLADAILSCDRIDRKKPVAFLGLNPHAGEGGKVGKEESEILEPMIQFLKKKGLKVEGPLSADSMFGEQERKKYGLHLACYHDQGLIPFKMWEGKKGVNLTLGLSFLRVSPDHGTAFGIAGKGLADSASFVECLHRVLGNPDSISETR; this is encoded by the coding sequence GTGAACCGGATCCTGATTACAGAAGGCGATCCCTGCGGAATCAGTCCGGAACTTTTCCTCACAACATTTTCATATCTCAAAAAAATCTCCAAGACAAGACCGGTTCTCTACTTTCACTGCGGACGGTATCCTCTTCCGAAAGACTTCATTCCCGTATCCACTTCTTCTCAAGTTGAGGAAAGAGGGCTTTATTCTATCGTTCCGGACTCTCTTTCCAAAAAGGAAACAGCTTCCTTTACACCGGGAAAACCTTCAGTTCTTTCCGGAAGGTCGGCTCTTGCTTCTCTTTCCTCTGCGATCGAATTTCAGAAAGAAGGGGGAGGGGATTTGATCACACTTCCTCTCAGCAAAGAATGGGTGATCGCGTCCGGAGCTTCTACGTTTCGAGGTCATACGGAATTTCTCGCCGACGCGTATCAAAAAAAAACGTATATGCTCATGTCCGGAAACGATTTGCAAGTGCTTCCTCTCACGACTCACGTTCCTCTGGTAACGGTGCCGGAACATCTTCGAAGAATCGACCTTCCTTCTCTGGCGGACGCGATTCTTTCCTGTGATCGGATCGATCGAAAAAAACCGGTAGCCTTTCTCGGACTCAACCCGCACGCGGGAGAAGGGGGAAAGGTTGGAAAGGAAGAATCTGAAATCTTGGAACCGATGATCCAATTCTTAAAAAAGAAAGGTTTGAAAGTGGAAGGTCCTCTCTCCGCCGATTCTATGTTTGGCGAACAGGAAAGAAAAAAATATGGACTTCATCTTGCGTGTTATCACGATCAAGGTCTCATTCCTTTTAAGATGTGGGAAGGGAAGAAGGGAGTGAATCTTACATTGGGTCTTTCCTTTCTTCGTGTTTCTCCGGATCATGGAACCGCGTTTGGGATTGCCGGGAAAGGGCTTGCAGATTCAGCCAGCTTTGTAGAATGTCTGCACCGGGTTCTGGGAAATCCGGATTCTATTTCTGAAACGAGGTAA
- a CDS encoding lytic transglycosylase domain-containing protein gives MKKFALISLLLLIFGSLLANDDLKYLIKSYSLQKIHRIFRDRVPGTESEVYALVRYHEEHPDGSHEKKFAYLVSLLKGRMVLSPGRQDLLEIISSPMPSSSVITRLSLWKLYEESVSRKILGKEELVGLLKKFPRENDPVSQNAISEIFRIYYEAGMIQECLDFAKSFSDKEQAEIFSPMILYRYAKSLYKSGNTEKAESIFYFILEDPSIVSSIKKFIFEDLQVWKGTHFYLSQTPEHAALFLPFLNSSEKKHLLSLKDLERVSFSKAEPFRNTARAIVSVEPESLPGFFRKNTNHARTHHDFTASMSRELTNQSLPGKGLELLNDSGAEKNDEVLYSYARAYKKQGHKDLYFRNLIDSLEKSPTNLIRQDELIDLLTGNHEHFLGDAYWQDALRKIPDLPVKGRLVYWYLRLLKKSERKEELTNWLKTYYRHIPGSYYTRVIREEFQEEIANLPLPSNPTRNRDSLFEYLSLTAGIPDLSGKILGRDLDFAMQASAFQLGARIDSAYSKIRGNRYLQSAKEYLEVGEMSHALTLVQRYKLQQGIGENEKEEILAALGEQTGTPYLTVFHTRALMKKEKLSDDVILLPSKLAARIYPRPHRGLVASISKNVGIDEDIVYAIMRQESFFKENATSVSNARGLMQIMGPTGRELAKRMNLDSYSLFDPEVSIEMGARFLRYLVASNDNSLQWASIAYNGGPGNLRKWKRNHYHGDFNHFLEELPVKEPRDYCRIVSSNYYNYQNLRRYKNL, from the coding sequence ATGAAAAAATTCGCACTGATCAGCCTACTCCTTTTGATTTTCGGCAGTCTTCTCGCAAACGATGATCTCAAATACCTGATCAAATCCTATAGTCTTCAAAAAATACATCGTATTTTCCGAGATCGGGTCCCGGGAACCGAATCCGAGGTCTACGCCTTGGTTCGTTATCACGAAGAACATCCTGACGGAAGCCACGAGAAAAAGTTCGCCTATCTCGTTTCCCTTCTCAAAGGAAGAATGGTTTTGTCTCCGGGACGACAGGATCTTCTCGAGATCATCTCTTCACCGATGCCTTCTTCTTCCGTGATCACAAGACTTTCCCTCTGGAAACTCTATGAAGAATCGGTTAGTCGAAAGATTCTCGGAAAAGAGGAACTCGTGGGACTTCTCAAAAAATTTCCGAGAGAAAACGATCCCGTCTCTCAAAACGCGATCTCAGAAATTTTTAGAATCTACTACGAAGCCGGAATGATCCAGGAATGTCTGGACTTTGCGAAAAGTTTCAGCGACAAGGAACAGGCTGAAATTTTTTCTCCGATGATTTTGTATCGTTATGCGAAATCTCTCTATAAATCCGGAAACACCGAAAAAGCTGAATCGATCTTTTATTTTATCCTGGAAGATCCTTCCATCGTATCTTCAATCAAAAAATTTATCTTTGAAGATCTTCAGGTTTGGAAGGGAACTCATTTTTATCTTTCCCAAACTCCGGAACACGCGGCTCTTTTTCTTCCCTTTCTCAATTCTTCCGAAAAAAAACATCTTCTTTCTCTCAAAGATCTGGAACGTGTTTCCTTTTCCAAAGCCGAACCGTTTCGAAATACGGCGAGAGCCATCGTCTCCGTCGAACCGGAATCTCTTCCCGGTTTTTTTAGAAAGAATACCAATCACGCGCGAACCCATCACGACTTCACCGCTTCTATGTCGAGAGAACTTACAAACCAAAGCCTCCCCGGAAAAGGTTTGGAATTGTTAAACGACTCAGGAGCTGAAAAAAACGACGAAGTTCTTTATAGTTATGCGCGCGCATATAAAAAGCAGGGACACAAGGATCTCTATTTCAGAAATCTAATAGACTCTCTCGAAAAAAGTCCCACGAATTTAATACGACAAGACGAACTCATCGATCTTCTCACTGGAAATCACGAACACTTTTTAGGGGACGCTTATTGGCAGGACGCTCTTCGAAAAATTCCGGATCTTCCCGTAAAAGGAAGACTCGTCTATTGGTATCTTCGTCTTCTCAAAAAATCGGAAAGAAAGGAAGAACTCACCAATTGGTTGAAAACGTATTACAGACATATCCCGGGATCTTATTACACAAGAGTGATTCGGGAAGAATTTCAGGAAGAGATAGCAAACCTTCCTCTTCCATCCAATCCGACTCGAAACCGCGACAGTCTTTTTGAATATCTTTCTCTTACCGCGGGGATTCCAGATCTCTCCGGAAAAATTTTAGGAAGAGACTTGGACTTTGCTATGCAGGCTTCCGCGTTCCAACTCGGCGCGAGAATCGATTCCGCATATTCTAAGATTCGAGGGAATCGTTATCTGCAATCGGCGAAAGAATATCTCGAAGTCGGAGAGATGAGCCACGCGCTCACGCTCGTCCAAAGATACAAACTTCAACAGGGAATCGGAGAAAACGAAAAGGAAGAAATTCTCGCAGCGCTGGGAGAACAAACCGGAACTCCGTATCTCACTGTCTTTCATACGAGGGCGCTGATGAAAAAAGAAAAACTCAGCGACGACGTAATTCTTCTTCCATCCAAACTCGCTGCGAGAATCTATCCAAGACCTCATAGAGGTTTGGTTGCGAGCATTTCTAAAAACGTGGGAATCGACGAAGACATCGTCTATGCGATCATGCGTCAGGAATCTTTTTTCAAGGAAAACGCGACTTCGGTTTCGAACGCGAGGGGACTCATGCAAATCATGGGACCGACCGGAAGAGAACTCGCAAAAAGAATGAATCTGGATTCTTATTCCCTTTTTGATCCGGAAGTTTCGATCGAAATGGGAGCTCGTTTTTTACGTTACTTAGTGGCCTCGAACGACAACAGTTTGCAGTGGGCATCCATCGCCTACAACGGCGGCCCCGGCAATCTCCGCAAATGGAAACGCAATCACTACCACGGGGACTTCAATCATTTTTTGGAAGAACTCCCGGTCAAGGAACCCCGCGACTATTGTAGAATCGTTTCTTCCAACTATTACAATTATCAAAACCTGAGAAGGTATAAGAATCTCTAA
- a CDS encoding DUF4160 domain-containing protein, whose translation MPKVFEINGYKFFFFANEGNPRESLHIHIRKGERVAKFWIEPQVMLAENYGFRSQELSWIQEEIERNQVLIQGKWNDFFNA comes from the coding sequence GTGCCTAAGGTATTCGAAATCAACGGTTACAAATTTTTTTTCTTTGCGAATGAAGGAAATCCAAGAGAGTCCTTACATATTCATATCCGCAAAGGGGAAAGAGTTGCAAAATTTTGGATCGAACCTCAAGTCATGTTAGCCGAAAATTATGGATTTCGTTCTCAAGAATTGAGTTGGATTCAAGAAGAAATAGAAAGGAATCAAGTTTTGATACAAGGAAAATGGAATGATTTCTTCAACGCATGA
- a CDS encoding helix-turn-helix domain-containing protein produces MFKSLHSREAKIFCKNLIAARKAAGLTQIDVANLLGEPQSYISKIESGERRLDVIEFWRIFKILEKPFEFYFHFDEKPDAFEKKTKTLRAASGKRKRKPE; encoded by the coding sequence TTGTTCAAGTCTCTGCATTCAAGGGAAGCTAAAATTTTTTGTAAGAATCTGATTGCCGCGAGAAAAGCCGCGGGCTTGACTCAGATCGACGTCGCAAATCTTTTGGGCGAACCTCAGTCTTATATTTCCAAAATCGAATCCGGGGAACGAAGGCTCGACGTCATCGAGTTCTGGAGAATTTTCAAGATTCTTGAAAAACCTTTCGAGTTCTATTTTCATTTCGATGAAAAACCGGATGCTTTCGAGAAAAAAACCAAAACTCTCAGAGCTGCAAGTGGGAAACGAAAGAGAAAACCGGAGTGA
- a CDS encoding sugar phosphotransferase — protein MDQIANFWNPGILSVLLFLITAILSWIYVRSESFGIADVSNERSMHIGVTKKSGGIWIFLSVFSIALVWFGGFENAEDKVLLFFAGLVFFFVIGLADDLLSLGAGIRLLLEVAFLIFFFQLLPVNFTLLGWKLDGIPGASTCVLIVYVLFVVNVCNFMDGLDSFLSSHFLLAVFAFPFLFHSSLPPIYLWICAGVFGFLVFNLPKAHLFMGDAGSLPLGYAIAVLPLLFINEKNWPSFEITSAFFLLPVFFVDGILTILLRLKDKENILRAHRRHLYQLVAVRTEKKGLVSIAFTAANLPAMIFFGIHREVSIPGSFIFWISVAVYASLYFFIFGKVKSAKNI, from the coding sequence GTGGATCAAATCGCAAACTTCTGGAATCCGGGAATTCTTTCCGTCCTTCTCTTTCTTATCACCGCAATCCTTTCCTGGATTTACGTCCGGTCGGAGTCGTTTGGAATCGCAGACGTCTCCAACGAGAGAAGTATGCACATCGGGGTGACCAAGAAGTCAGGAGGGATCTGGATTTTTCTTTCGGTATTTTCCATCGCCTTGGTTTGGTTCGGCGGTTTTGAGAATGCGGAAGACAAGGTGCTCTTATTTTTCGCGGGCCTCGTTTTCTTTTTTGTAATCGGACTCGCGGACGACCTACTTTCCCTCGGCGCTGGAATTCGTCTGTTGTTGGAAGTCGCGTTCTTGATTTTTTTCTTTCAACTCTTGCCCGTGAACTTCACTCTTCTCGGTTGGAAACTGGACGGAATCCCAGGAGCCTCAACGTGCGTTTTGATCGTCTATGTGTTGTTCGTAGTAAACGTATGCAACTTCATGGATGGATTGGATTCTTTTCTTTCTTCTCACTTTTTACTCGCGGTCTTTGCGTTCCCGTTTTTATTTCATTCTTCTTTGCCTCCGATCTATCTCTGGATCTGCGCCGGAGTTTTCGGTTTTCTCGTTTTCAATCTTCCCAAGGCTCATCTGTTTATGGGAGACGCGGGTTCGCTTCCTCTCGGTTACGCGATCGCCGTTTTACCGCTTCTTTTTATCAACGAGAAGAATTGGCCTTCGTTTGAGATCACTTCCGCGTTCTTCTTGCTTCCCGTTTTTTTTGTGGATGGGATTTTAACGATTCTTCTTCGCCTAAAAGATAAGGAGAATATTCTGAGGGCACACAGAAGACATCTCTATCAACTCGTTGCCGTAAGAACGGAAAAAAAAGGGCTGGTGTCGATTGCTTTCACGGCCGCGAATTTACCCGCGATGATTTTTTTTGGGATTCACAGAGAGGTGAGTATTCCGGGAAGTTTTATCTTTTGGATTTCAGTTGCTGTTTACGCGTCGCTTTACTTCTTTATTTTTGGAAAAGTTAAATCTGCTAAAAATATCTGA
- the dapB gene encoding 4-hydroxy-tetrahydrodipicolinate reductase, protein MSEKKFQIALIGGSGRMGRAIITVLSASSKSELSSSVVSSGSVFLGMDSGLHSGIKQNGVSFTSDIYAAVQGADCVIDFSTHQNLDSTLKACVSLKKPVVVGITGLTELQKDSLRVASKEIAIVYSPNMSIGVNLLFKLTEIAAKVMGEISDIEIQDIHHRHKKDAPSGTAEKLKSILLETLGRTEKNVVHGRHGILKERDPKEIGIHTLRAGEVIGDHTVYFFTPEERIEITHKAQDRKTFAVGSVHAAEFLVGHKPGLYDMFAVLGL, encoded by the coding sequence ATGTCCGAGAAAAAGTTTCAGATCGCTCTCATCGGAGGCTCTGGAAGAATGGGGCGCGCCATCATCACGGTTCTCTCCGCTTCTTCCAAGTCGGAATTGTCTTCTTCCGTCGTAAGTTCCGGTTCCGTTTTTTTGGGAATGGATTCCGGTTTGCATTCGGGGATCAAACAGAATGGAGTTTCTTTTACGTCGGATATTTACGCCGCCGTTCAAGGCGCCGATTGTGTCATCGATTTTAGCACACATCAAAATCTGGATTCCACTCTCAAGGCTTGTGTTTCTTTAAAAAAACCCGTGGTCGTCGGAATCACAGGACTTACGGAATTACAAAAGGATTCACTTCGAGTCGCATCCAAAGAAATCGCGATCGTCTATTCTCCGAACATGTCCATCGGCGTGAATCTTCTTTTTAAGTTAACCGAAATCGCGGCCAAGGTGATGGGCGAAATCTCCGACATTGAAATCCAAGACATTCATCATCGTCATAAAAAGGACGCTCCTTCCGGAACCGCCGAAAAATTAAAAAGTATTCTTCTCGAAACGTTAGGCAGAACAGAGAAGAATGTAGTGCACGGAAGACATGGAATTCTCAAAGAAAGGGATCCAAAGGAAATCGGAATTCATACTCTCCGCGCGGGAGAAGTGATCGGAGATCATACGGTTTATTTTTTTACACCCGAAGAAAGAATCGAAATCACTCACAAGGCTCAGGATCGTAAGACCTTCGCGGTCGGATCCGTTCACGCCGCTGAATTTTTAGTCGGTCATAAGCCCGGACTTTACGATATGTTTGCGGTTTTAGGATTGTAG
- a CDS encoding bactofilin family protein → MALVKNSSEVTNSTIGENSYFSGKFFINGSLKIDGKFEGKSLQAEQLYIGVTGKVKTNITAASVIIEGIVIGNITARNRVMLLPTSKILGDIRTPELIIQNGVILEGRCMISNDLKHSAKDLIDLEYSKDALSVEKIFGKQSGAKE, encoded by the coding sequence ATGGCACTCGTTAAAAATTCATCCGAAGTTACTAACTCCACCATCGGAGAAAATTCCTACTTCAGCGGAAAATTCTTTATCAACGGATCTCTCAAGATCGACGGAAAATTCGAAGGTAAATCTTTGCAGGCAGAACAGCTCTACATCGGTGTTACCGGAAAGGTAAAAACCAATATCACAGCCGCCAGCGTTATCATAGAAGGAATCGTAATCGGAAACATCACGGCAAGAAACCGAGTGATGCTTCTTCCCACTTCCAAAATTTTGGGGGATATTAGAACTCCGGAATTGATCATTCAGAACGGAGTGATTCTGGAAGGACGTTGTATGATTTCTAACGACCTCAAACATTCCGCAAAAGACCTGATCGACCTCGAATATTCCAAAGACGCTCTGAGCGTTGAAAAAATCTTCGGAAAACAATCCGGCGCGAAAGAATAA
- a CDS encoding tetratricopeptide repeat protein, with amino-acid sequence MNPIYLQSFGESEEAKKHFLTAYDYQTKGNLKLASLHYRKSISAKPTAEAWTFLGWSYSLAGKLDRAIEFCKKAIETDSSLGNPFNDIGVYLLQQKRYEEALPWFEKAKFAPRYEVPVYPYFNAGSCLEILGHIELARLEYEKAVKVQPNYPPANLALKRIYVRYN; translated from the coding sequence ATGAATCCAATCTACTTACAATCGTTCGGTGAATCGGAAGAAGCAAAGAAACATTTTTTGACCGCCTATGATTATCAAACCAAAGGCAATCTGAAGCTCGCGTCTTTGCATTATAGGAAGTCTATTTCTGCTAAACCGACTGCGGAAGCTTGGACTTTTTTGGGTTGGTCTTATTCTCTCGCGGGAAAATTGGATCGTGCGATCGAGTTTTGTAAGAAGGCGATCGAAACCGATTCCAGTCTCGGAAATCCTTTCAATGATATCGGAGTTTATCTTCTCCAACAAAAACGTTATGAGGAAGCCCTTCCTTGGTTTGAGAAAGCGAAGTTCGCTCCTCGATACGAAGTTCCGGTTTATCCTTATTTTAACGCAGGTTCTTGTCTGGAAATTTTAGGTCATATCGAATTGGCTCGTCTCGAGTATGAGAAGGCCGTGAAGGTTCAACCGAATTATCCTCCGGCGAATCTTGCTCTCAAAAGAATCTACGTTCGCTACAATTGA
- a CDS encoding tetratricopeptide repeat protein codes for MQTLEKDKTIGAWPEITLSSFTEKIVPRKKGPEGPAPRNPEILRLKSKILEYFSGALNKVHSPFSNLRIDLFGEFRFHADVTSPFEEEGLSEREKNLLKIFFEELYERAIEDHQSDPEIFQVLESYLLHEQELDEYLELTHVFDEDLPFIIEARQVLALMGKIEYSDSLKKEGDSRFQKYGFRWKFGGLELEDRETIYDLVVTGEEPGLLGLAWVLYKHETSGFRTVFAIERRILSVIETFTSEEKESFFKAYSSRHGYLENYFVLKQFRPREYRKAWLEGEKKKNGRSVLLGSLQDNILEGQDDSLEKRYALLKDNHLVYTLSPFELLILLNSTESSNVEHEIAGVKEKLPDSYLTKRAQLVLRFFKKNYEEFLNTIEQCGRFRFTPEMIYLHGIALVETGKGDEGIGLLESLLYRFPDSDYLRLVLERYKKN; via the coding sequence ATGCAGACCCTGGAAAAAGACAAAACAATCGGAGCGTGGCCGGAAATTACTCTCTCTTCCTTTACGGAGAAAATCGTTCCTAGAAAAAAAGGGCCCGAGGGTCCGGCTCCTAGGAATCCTGAAATCCTCAGACTCAAATCGAAAATTTTAGAATACTTCTCCGGCGCTCTCAACAAAGTACATTCTCCATTTTCTAATTTAAGAATCGATCTCTTTGGAGAATTTCGTTTTCACGCCGACGTAACTTCTCCCTTCGAAGAGGAAGGTCTTTCCGAGAGGGAAAAAAATCTTCTGAAAATCTTCTTTGAAGAATTGTATGAGAGGGCGATCGAAGATCATCAATCCGATCCTGAAATCTTTCAAGTTTTAGAATCGTATCTCCTCCACGAACAAGAGTTAGACGAATATCTCGAGCTGACTCACGTTTTCGACGAAGATCTTCCGTTTATCATAGAAGCGAGGCAGGTCCTCGCATTGATGGGAAAAATTGAATATTCAGATTCTCTAAAGAAGGAAGGAGATTCCCGTTTTCAAAAATACGGTTTTCGTTGGAAGTTCGGCGGTCTCGAGCTTGAGGATCGGGAAACGATCTACGATCTCGTCGTCACCGGAGAGGAACCCGGACTTTTGGGGCTCGCCTGGGTTTTATACAAACACGAAACTTCCGGCTTTAGAACCGTCTTCGCGATCGAAAGAAGAATCCTTTCCGTGATCGAGACGTTTACTTCCGAAGAGAAGGAATCTTTTTTCAAAGCGTATTCTTCCCGTCACGGTTATCTCGAAAATTATTTTGTCCTAAAGCAGTTTCGTCCAAGAGAATACAGAAAGGCCTGGCTCGAAGGAGAGAAAAAGAAAAACGGAAGATCCGTTTTGTTGGGTTCCTTGCAGGATAATATTCTCGAGGGTCAGGACGATTCTTTGGAGAAACGTTATGCGCTCTTGAAGGATAATCATCTCGTTTATACTTTATCTCCGTTCGAACTTTTGATTCTTCTGAATTCTACGGAGTCTTCGAACGTGGAGCACGAAATCGCGGGCGTGAAGGAAAAACTTCCGGATTCTTATCTTACAAAACGCGCTCAGCTTGTTCTTCGTTTTTTTAAAAAGAATTACGAAGAATTCCTGAATACGATCGAGCAGTGCGGTCGTTTTCGTTTTACTCCCGAGATGATCTATCTTCACGGGATCGCTTTGGTGGAAACCGGGAAGGGTGACGAGGGGATCGGACTTTTGGAAAGTCTTTTGTATCGTTTTCCGGATTCGGATTATCTGCGTCTGGTTTTGGAACGTTATAAGAAGAATTGA
- a CDS encoding citrate synthase: MAEVAILKIDGKEYELPIVVGSENEKAVDISKLRQQTGYVTLDNGYLNTGACTSSVTFLDGELGILRYRGIPIEQLAENSTFTEVAYLLIYGKLPSDAELKTWNEELTMHTLIHEDLKRLYNGFPKDGHPMAIMSSMIGSLSTYYQDSYDPENAEHRHISMIRLLAKFPTIAAFAFKKSIGQPTIHPLNSLDYCGNFMNMMFSVPSEDYKIDPEIVKALNLLLILHADHEQNCSTSTVRLVGSSLANLYGAVSAGICALWGPRHGGANQEVLEMLQEIQASGLPVKKIVEKAKDKNDSFRLSGFGHRVYKNFDPRAKIIKKACDSVLKRLGIQDPLLDIAKELEEAALHDPYFVERKLYPNVDFYSGIIYRALGIPVNMFTVMFAMGRLPGWIAQWKEMIESTDMKIGRPRQIYVGATETSYKEAKKKA; encoded by the coding sequence ATGGCTGAGGTAGCAATTCTGAAGATAGACGGGAAAGAATACGAACTCCCGATCGTCGTAGGTAGCGAAAACGAAAAAGCGGTCGATATATCAAAACTCCGTCAACAAACCGGGTATGTCACTTTGGACAACGGCTATCTCAATACCGGAGCTTGTACGAGTTCGGTAACTTTCCTGGATGGAGAACTTGGAATTCTAAGATATAGAGGAATTCCGATCGAACAACTCGCCGAAAATTCCACGTTTACCGAAGTTGCCTACCTACTCATCTACGGCAAACTTCCTTCGGACGCGGAACTCAAAACATGGAACGAAGAACTCACCATGCACACTTTGATCCACGAGGATCTCAAACGTCTCTACAACGGATTTCCAAAAGACGGTCACCCGATGGCGATCATGTCTTCGATGATCGGATCTCTTTCTACTTACTACCAAGATTCTTACGATCCTGAAAACGCGGAACACAGACATATCTCCATGATCCGTCTTCTCGCGAAGTTTCCAACGATCGCCGCATTCGCTTTTAAGAAGTCGATCGGCCAACCGACGATCCATCCATTGAATAGTTTAGACTACTGTGGAAACTTCATGAACATGATGTTTTCAGTTCCGAGCGAAGACTATAAGATCGATCCTGAAATCGTAAAGGCCCTCAACTTACTCTTGATTCTACACGCGGACCACGAACAAAACTGTTCCACGTCTACGGTGCGTTTGGTGGGATCCTCTCTTGCAAATCTCTACGGCGCCGTTTCCGCGGGAATCTGCGCGCTCTGGGGACCAAGACACGGAGGTGCCAACCAAGAAGTATTGGAGATGCTACAAGAAATCCAAGCGAGCGGATTGCCTGTGAAAAAAATCGTGGAAAAAGCGAAGGACAAAAACGATTCTTTCCGTCTTTCCGGATTTGGTCACAGGGTTTATAAGAATTTTGATCCACGCGCAAAGATCATCAAAAAAGCCTGCGACTCCGTTCTCAAACGTCTCGGAATCCAAGATCCTCTATTAGACATTGCTAAAGAACTCGAGGAAGCCGCACTTCACGATCCTTACTTCGTGGAAAGAAAACTCTATCCGAACGTGGACTTCTATTCCGGAATCATCTACCGTGCATTAGGAATTCCAGTGAACATGTTCACCGTTATGTTTGCGATGGGTCGTCTTCCGGGTTGGATCGCTCAGTGGAAAGAAATGATAGAATCAACCGATATGAAGATCGGTCGTCCAAGACAAATCTATGTAGGAGCTACTGAGACGTCTTACAAAGAGGCCAAGAAAAAAGCCTGA
- the dapA gene encoding 4-hydroxy-tetrahydrodipicolinate synthase has translation MFQGVYTAIITPFKNGKIDYDSYFKLLEKQIKAGINGVVPCGTTGESPTLSHVEHAELIRETVKAVKNRIQVVAGTGSNSTQEAIELTEAACKDGVDGILSVNPYYNKPTQEGLFQHFKAIAEHSSVPVMLYNIPGRTSVNVLPETVLRLSEVKNIRSMKEATGDLGQMSKLISLVGHKMTVLSGDDNLTLPLLAIGGVGVVSVVSNLFPKALVELVQNFHDGNIAEARKIHYDFIEVFSLAFMETNPIPIKAAMSWFGHCSSEIRLPMTPLTQNETSAKFRKVLEGLKEKGYE, from the coding sequence ATGTTCCAGGGCGTCTATACAGCGATTATCACACCATTCAAAAACGGAAAAATTGATTACGATAGCTATTTCAAACTTCTGGAAAAACAAATCAAGGCCGGGATCAACGGAGTTGTTCCTTGTGGAACGACCGGAGAATCTCCGACTCTTTCCCACGTAGAACACGCGGAGCTCATCCGTGAAACCGTCAAGGCGGTGAAAAATAGAATCCAGGTCGTGGCCGGAACCGGTTCCAATTCCACTCAAGAAGCGATCGAACTCACCGAAGCGGCTTGTAAGGACGGAGTAGACGGGATTCTTTCCGTAAATCCGTATTACAACAAGCCGACCCAAGAAGGACTCTTTCAACACTTCAAAGCGATCGCGGAACATTCTTCCGTTCCGGTAATGCTTTATAATATTCCCGGAAGAACATCCGTAAACGTTCTCCCGGAAACGGTCCTTCGCTTAAGCGAAGTCAAAAATATCCGTTCGATGAAGGAAGCTACCGGGGATCTCGGTCAGATGTCCAAGCTGATTTCTCTCGTCGGTCACAAGATGACCGTTCTTTCCGGTGATGATAATCTTACACTTCCACTTCTTGCGATCGGCGGAGTCGGGGTTGTCTCCGTGGTTTCCAATTTATTTCCAAAGGCGTTGGTTGAGCTCGTTCAAAACTTTCACGACGGAAATATTGCGGAAGCCAGAAAGATTCATTATGATTTTATAGAAGTATTCTCTCTTGCGTTTATGGAAACCAATCCGATTCCGATCAAGGCGGCGATGAGTTGGTTCGGACATTGTTCTTCCGAGATTCGTCTTCCGATGACTCCTCTTACGCAAAATGAAACGAGCGCAAAATTTCGAAAAGTCCTCGAAGGTCTGAAAGAAAAAGGATACGAGTGA